Proteins co-encoded in one Rhizobium sp. NZLR1 genomic window:
- a CDS encoding thiamine pyrophosphate-dependent enzyme, producing MSRKETTGQAMTRSLIGHRIDTVFGIPGAHMYDFNDALYGASDKVRFIHTRHEQGAGYMAYGYAKSTGRIGAYTVVPGPGVLNSGAALCTAYGANSPVLCITGNIMSHLIGQGRGQLHELPDQLATMRGITKTAERINHLSEAGPVMADVVSKMLSGRQGPGAVEAPWDVFGQSGPEIELPIGSRAPHPAVNHDQVAAAAALISGAKNPMIMVGGGAVDAGAEIAALAKLLQSPVTSHRSGKGIVADDHPNTLNFVAAYEYWKNTDVLIGIGSRLELQFMRWKWLPKGLKVIRIDIDPTEMVRLKPNVGIVADAKAATQALLDTLAESPSKDRTREFADLNKGAKSRFSEVQPQLAYLHAIRQALPRDGFFVEEVSQVGFTARFAFPVYGPRQYVTCGYQDNLGFGFNTALGVKVANPDKAVVSVSGDGGFMFGVQELATAVQHKINVVAIVFNNSAYGNVLRDQKQAYQGRYLGSDLTNPDFVALAESFGIRAFKVTSPGELKATIEKALSLDEPVLIEVPIEKGSEASPWPFIHPAPHAD from the coding sequence ATGAGCAGGAAAGAAACGACCGGCCAGGCGATGACCCGTTCGCTCATCGGCCATCGGATCGACACGGTCTTCGGCATCCCGGGCGCCCATATGTATGATTTCAACGATGCCCTCTACGGTGCCAGCGACAAAGTTCGGTTCATCCACACCAGGCACGAACAGGGCGCCGGATATATGGCCTACGGCTATGCCAAATCCACCGGCCGGATCGGCGCCTACACCGTCGTGCCCGGCCCCGGCGTCCTCAATTCCGGCGCGGCTCTGTGCACGGCTTACGGCGCCAATTCGCCGGTGCTTTGCATCACCGGCAACATCATGTCCCATTTGATCGGTCAGGGCAGAGGACAGTTGCACGAGCTGCCGGATCAACTCGCGACGATGCGCGGGATTACCAAGACGGCGGAGCGCATCAATCACCTGTCGGAGGCCGGTCCTGTCATGGCCGACGTCGTCAGCAAGATGCTTTCCGGCCGCCAGGGTCCGGGAGCGGTCGAAGCCCCTTGGGATGTATTTGGCCAATCCGGCCCTGAAATCGAACTTCCCATCGGTTCGAGAGCCCCTCACCCAGCAGTCAACCACGATCAGGTCGCTGCCGCAGCCGCGCTGATATCAGGCGCCAAGAACCCGATGATCATGGTTGGCGGCGGTGCCGTAGATGCCGGCGCCGAGATCGCCGCGCTTGCAAAATTGCTGCAATCGCCCGTCACCTCCCATCGGTCCGGCAAGGGCATCGTCGCCGACGACCACCCGAACACCCTGAATTTTGTCGCCGCCTATGAATACTGGAAGAACACCGACGTGCTGATCGGGATCGGCAGCCGGCTCGAATTGCAGTTCATGCGATGGAAGTGGCTCCCCAAGGGCCTCAAAGTGATCCGCATCGATATCGATCCGACCGAGATGGTCCGCCTCAAGCCGAATGTCGGCATTGTCGCCGATGCCAAGGCAGCGACGCAAGCTCTGCTCGATACCCTGGCAGAATCGCCCAGCAAGGATCGCACCCGCGAATTTGCCGATCTCAACAAAGGCGCCAAGTCCCGGTTCTCGGAAGTGCAGCCGCAGCTTGCCTATCTCCATGCCATTCGCCAAGCCCTGCCGAGGGACGGCTTCTTCGTCGAGGAGGTCAGCCAGGTGGGCTTTACCGCCCGGTTTGCCTTCCCGGTCTATGGTCCGCGCCAATATGTGACATGCGGTTATCAAGACAATCTGGGTTTCGGCTTCAACACGGCCTTGGGTGTAAAAGTCGCCAATCCCGACAAAGCTGTGGTCTCTGTTTCAGGCGATGGAGGCTTCATGTTCGGCGTTCAGGAGCTTGCCACTGCCGTCCAGCACAAGATCAATGTCGTCGCTATCGTCTTCAACAATTCCGCCTATGGCAATGTGTTGCGAGACCAGAAGCAGGCATATCAAGGCCGCTATCTCGGCTCGGACCTGACCAATCCTGATTTTGTCGCTCTTGCCGAGAGCTTCGGTATCCGCGCATTCAAGGTGACGAGCCCCGGCGAATTGAAAGCCACCATCGAGAAAGCTCTGTCTCTCGACGAACCGGTTCTCATCGAGGTTCCGATCGAAAAGGGATCAGAGGCGAGCCCCTGGCCTTTCATTCATCCGGCTCCGCACGCCGATTGA
- the treS gene encoding maltose alpha-D-glucosyltransferase — MDTTNTDGSHQPLWYKDAIIYQLHIKSFYDANGDGVGDFAGLHQKLDHIAALGVNAIWLLPFFPSPRRDDGYDIADYGNVSPDYGTVEDFRAFVDAAHRRNIRVIIELVINHTSDQHPWFQRARQAPAGSPERDFYVWSDTDQKFPETRIIFIDTEKSNWTWDAVAGAYYWHRFYSHQPDLNFDSPLVMEELLKVMRFWLETGIDGFRLDAIPYLVEREGTINENLPETHAILKRIRAALDATHPGVMLLAEANQWPEDTREYFGEGDECHMAFHFPLMPRMYMAIAKEDRFPITDILRQTPEIPDNCQWAIFLRNHDELTLEMVTDAERDYLWETYASDKRARINLGIRRRLAPLMERDRRRIELMNALLLSMPGTPVIYYGDEIGMGDNIYLGDRDGVRTPMQWSPDRNGGFSRVDPARLVLPPVADPLYGFEAVNVEAQSTDAHSLLNWTRKMLALRGRHPAFGRGSLRFLAPENRKILAYLREYEGETLMCVANLSRLPQAVELDLSSFEGRVPIELTGMSPFPPIGQLTYLLTLPPYGFFWFQLEADADPPAWRTAPPEQLPDLVTMVIRRGLLDLVDEPKLARVLSTEILPAYLGKRRWFGAKDQPLHAARLISATPIPFADGIVLGELEAVLPNHSESYQLPLAVAWDDAQPSVLTQQLALGRVRQGRRVGFLTDGFAVEAMARGILRGLGDRSRITGRTGTLEFLGTERLDRLAVTDDLPVHWLSAEQSNSSLIVGDLAMIKLIRHIFPGIHPEVEMTRYLTRAGYDHTAPLLGEVAHTDSSGRRSTLIIVQGAIRNQGDAWNWMLNNLRRGADELVLNDPAVQPGDDVFQPLISFVAMVGMRLGELHVVLAGETGDEAFSPVVAGDSEVDTMKKAVAGEVAYAMSKLAEREENADPAIGLLAAPLLERRTELAELAATLAEAARHTLMTRTHGDFHLGQILVSEGDAVIIDFEGEPAKNLAERRAKTNPLRDVAGLLRSLSYLVATAQLDNDAVIEHENEVRRDAIARFGRQAEEAFLGAYSQAVSASKALYMPSGQRRRVLDAFLLEKAAYEIAYEARNRPKWLPIPLSGFTEIVSRLAGVPA; from the coding sequence ATGGACACGACGAATACCGATGGCTCGCATCAGCCGCTGTGGTACAAGGATGCGATCATTTACCAGCTGCATATCAAGTCGTTCTACGACGCCAATGGCGACGGCGTCGGCGACTTTGCCGGTCTGCACCAGAAGCTCGATCACATCGCAGCGCTCGGCGTCAACGCCATCTGGCTGCTGCCGTTCTTTCCCTCTCCGCGCCGCGACGACGGCTATGATATCGCTGATTACGGCAATGTCAGCCCCGACTACGGGACGGTGGAGGATTTTCGCGCCTTCGTCGATGCCGCCCACCGGCGCAATATCCGCGTCATTATCGAGCTCGTCATCAACCACACCTCTGACCAGCATCCCTGGTTCCAGCGCGCGCGCCAGGCGCCAGCGGGGTCGCCGGAGCGCGACTTCTACGTCTGGTCGGATACCGATCAGAAGTTTCCGGAAACGCGCATCATTTTCATAGATACGGAAAAATCCAACTGGACATGGGATGCTGTCGCCGGCGCCTATTACTGGCACCGCTTCTATTCGCATCAGCCCGACCTGAATTTCGACAGCCCGCTCGTCATGGAGGAACTCCTGAAGGTGATGCGCTTCTGGCTGGAAACCGGCATCGACGGGTTTCGCCTCGACGCGATCCCCTACCTCGTCGAGCGTGAGGGGACCATCAACGAAAACTTGCCGGAAACCCACGCAATCCTCAAACGCATCCGCGCTGCGCTCGATGCCACCCATCCCGGCGTGATGCTGCTTGCCGAGGCCAATCAATGGCCGGAGGACACGCGCGAGTATTTCGGCGAGGGTGACGAATGCCACATGGCCTTCCACTTCCCGCTGATGCCGCGCATGTATATGGCGATCGCCAAGGAGGACCGGTTTCCGATCACCGATATCCTGCGGCAGACGCCTGAGATTCCCGACAACTGCCAATGGGCGATCTTCCTTCGCAACCACGACGAGCTGACGCTCGAAATGGTGACCGACGCCGAGCGCGACTATCTTTGGGAGACCTATGCATCCGACAAGCGTGCCCGCATCAATCTCGGGATCAGGCGGCGCCTGGCACCGCTGATGGAGCGCGACCGCCGGCGGATCGAGCTGATGAACGCGCTGCTTCTCTCGATGCCGGGAACGCCGGTGATCTATTACGGCGACGAGATCGGCATGGGCGATAATATCTACCTCGGCGACCGGGATGGGGTCAGGACGCCGATGCAATGGTCTCCGGACCGCAATGGCGGCTTCTCCAGGGTAGACCCGGCGCGTCTCGTCCTGCCGCCGGTGGCCGACCCGCTCTACGGTTTCGAGGCCGTCAACGTCGAGGCGCAGAGCACTGACGCGCATTCGCTGCTCAACTGGACGCGCAAGATGCTGGCGCTGCGCGGCAGGCATCCGGCCTTTGGCCGTGGTTCGTTGCGGTTCCTCGCACCGGAGAACCGCAAGATCCTCGCTTACCTCAGGGAATATGAAGGCGAGACCCTGATGTGCGTCGCAAATCTCTCGCGGCTGCCCCAGGCCGTCGAACTCGACCTGTCGAGCTTCGAGGGCCGCGTGCCGATCGAATTGACCGGCATGTCGCCCTTTCCGCCGATCGGCCAGCTGACCTATCTGCTGACACTGCCGCCCTATGGCTTCTTCTGGTTCCAGTTGGAGGCCGATGCCGACCCGCCGGCATGGCGCACGGCGCCACCTGAGCAGCTTCCCGATCTGGTGACGATGGTCATCCGCCGTGGCCTGCTCGATCTCGTCGATGAACCCAAGCTTGCACGGGTCCTCAGCACCGAAATTCTGCCTGCCTATCTCGGCAAGCGGCGGTGGTTCGGGGCGAAGGATCAGCCGCTTCATGCGGCGCGGCTGATCTCCGCAACGCCGATACCGTTTGCCGACGGGATCGTGCTCGGCGAATTGGAGGCCGTGCTGCCGAACCATAGCGAATCCTACCAACTGCCGCTGGCAGTCGCCTGGGACGATGCGCAACCCTCCGTGCTGACCCAGCAGCTCGCGCTCGGACGGGTCCGCCAGGGCAGGCGGGTCGGCTTCCTGACGGACGGATTTGCCGTGGAGGCGATGGCGCGCGGCATCCTGCGCGGGCTTGGCGACCGCTCACGCATTACCGGCCGCACCGGCACACTTGAATTTCTCGGCACGGAGCGGCTCGACCGTCTGGCCGTTACCGACGACCTTCCGGTCCATTGGCTCTCGGCCGAGCAGTCCAACAGTTCGCTGATCGTCGGCGACCTCGCGATGATCAAACTGATCAGGCACATCTTTCCTGGAATCCATCCGGAGGTCGAGATGACGCGCTATCTCACCCGCGCCGGCTATGACCACACCGCCCCCTTGCTGGGCGAGGTCGCGCACACGGATTCCAGCGGACGCCGTTCGACATTGATCATCGTCCAAGGCGCGATCCGCAATCAGGGCGACGCCTGGAACTGGATGCTGAACAATTTGCGCCGTGGGGCAGACGAACTCGTGCTCAACGATCCGGCCGTCCAGCCCGGCGACGATGTCTTCCAGCCGCTGATCAGCTTCGTCGCGATGGTCGGCATGAGATTGGGCGAACTGCATGTCGTGCTCGCCGGCGAGACCGGGGACGAAGCCTTTAGCCCGGTCGTCGCCGGCGACAGCGAGGTCGACACGATGAAGAAGGCGGTTGCCGGCGAGGTCGCTTATGCCATGTCGAAACTTGCCGAACGCGAGGAGAATGCCGATCCCGCGATCGGCCTGCTCGCAGCACCGCTTCTTGAGCGCCGCACCGAACTCGCCGAGCTTGCCGCGACGCTTGCGGAGGCCGCACGCCATACGCTGATGACTCGCACGCATGGCGATTTCCATCTTGGCCAGATCCTCGTCAGCGAGGGCGATGCCGTCATCATCGACTTCGAGGGCGAGCCTGCTAAAAACCTGGCCGAGCGCCGCGCCAAGACCAACCCGCTGCGCGATGTCGCCGGGCTTTTGAGATCGCTGAGCTATCTGGTGGCCACCGCCCAGCTCGACAACGACGCCGTCATCGAACACGAGAACGAAGTCCGGCGCGACGCCATCGCCCGCTTCGGGCGCCAGGCAGAGGAGGCGTTCCTCGGCGCCTATTCGCAGGCGGTGTCGGCATCGAAGGCGCTTTACATGCCGTCCGGTCAACGACGGAGGGTTCTCGATGCCTTTCTTCTCGAAAAAGCCGCCTATGAGATCGCCTATGAAGCCCGCAACCGGCCGAAATGGCTTCCCATTCCGCTCTCCGGCTTCACCGAAATCGTTTCGCGTCTGGCGGGGGTCCCGGCATGA
- the glgB gene encoding 1,4-alpha-glucan branching protein GlgB, with translation MNVERSELLAGIGQDELQALIEGRHGDPFSILGPHESSGMTIVRVYLPGADAVDLIEAASGRVVTPFSIAHPSGLFAAATVARAGYRLRITWPDAVQITEDPYSFGLLLGELDLHLISEGTHYSLSRTLGAVAMSIDGISGVRFAVWAPNARRVSVVGDFNAWDGRRNPMRLRQSAGVWELFIPRLAPGERYKFEIVDAAGTCLPHKADPVARASEAAPSTASIVASSTSFRWSDDGWMKGRSRQARLEGAVSVYEVHVGSWLRDQKDGNRSLDWVELSQRLVPYARDMGFTHIELLPIMEHPFGGSWGYQPLGLFAPTGRYGTPEDFAYFVDRCHGAGLGVILDWVPAHFPTDAWGLARFDGSALYEHEDPREGFHRDWNTLIYNLGRNEVKGFLIASALEWLERYHIDGLRVDAVASMLYRDYSRNEGEWVPNQYGGRENLEAVEFFKHLNSIIHERCPHAMTIAEESTAWPGVTKPPEQGGLGFDIKWNMGWMHDSLSYIEKDPVYRSHHHGTMTFGMIYAYSERFILPISHDEVVYGKGSLLTKMPGDEWQKFANLRSYLAFMWGHPGKKLLFMGSEIAQPGEWNHDASVTWDVLDRPQHVGIQRLVKDLNSLYRDEAALQFGDFHPEGFEWAAADDAVNSVLGMLRYAPHRTSSLLVVSNFTPVPRYGYRIGVPKDGVWVEGITTDAREYGGSGLVNGALSSEPVPAHGRAASLSLTLPPLATIFLKGPSS, from the coding sequence ATGAATGTTGAGCGCTCGGAACTGCTGGCGGGCATCGGACAGGATGAGCTCCAGGCTCTGATCGAGGGACGCCACGGCGATCCTTTTTCGATCCTCGGCCCCCATGAAAGTAGCGGCATGACGATCGTGCGCGTTTACCTGCCCGGCGCCGACGCGGTCGATCTCATCGAGGCGGCGAGCGGTCGAGTGGTGACGCCTTTCAGCATCGCCCACCCCTCCGGCCTGTTTGCGGCGGCGACGGTCGCCAGGGCGGGATACCGCCTGCGGATCACGTGGCCGGATGCGGTGCAGATCACCGAGGACCCCTATAGTTTCGGCCTGTTGCTCGGAGAACTCGACCTCCATCTGATCTCGGAGGGCACCCACTATAGTCTGAGCCGGACGCTCGGCGCCGTGGCGATGTCGATCGACGGCATATCAGGCGTTCGTTTCGCCGTGTGGGCCCCGAACGCGCGGCGGGTCTCGGTCGTTGGCGACTTCAACGCCTGGGACGGTCGGCGAAACCCGATGCGGCTGAGGCAGTCGGCGGGTGTCTGGGAGCTGTTCATTCCCCGGCTGGCGCCTGGCGAACGATACAAGTTCGAGATCGTCGATGCTGCTGGAACCTGCCTGCCGCATAAGGCCGATCCGGTGGCGAGGGCGAGCGAGGCCGCCCCATCCACAGCGTCCATCGTCGCATCGTCGACGTCATTTCGATGGAGCGATGACGGCTGGATGAAGGGCCGATCCCGGCAGGCGAGGCTGGAGGGCGCGGTCTCGGTTTATGAGGTGCATGTCGGCTCCTGGCTCCGCGACCAGAAAGACGGCAACAGGTCGCTCGACTGGGTTGAACTCAGCCAGCGGCTTGTCCCCTATGCTCGTGACATGGGCTTTACCCATATCGAGCTGCTGCCGATTATGGAGCATCCGTTCGGCGGCTCCTGGGGCTATCAGCCGCTTGGCCTGTTTGCCCCGACCGGCCGATATGGGACGCCTGAGGATTTCGCCTATTTCGTCGACCGCTGCCATGGGGCGGGGCTTGGCGTCATCCTCGACTGGGTGCCGGCCCACTTTCCCACAGACGCCTGGGGACTTGCCCGCTTCGACGGTAGCGCGCTCTACGAGCACGAGGATCCGCGCGAGGGTTTTCACCGCGACTGGAACACGCTGATCTACAATCTCGGCCGCAACGAGGTCAAAGGCTTCCTGATCGCCAGTGCGCTGGAATGGCTGGAGCGCTACCATATCGACGGGTTGCGCGTCGATGCCGTGGCATCGATGCTTTACCGTGACTATAGCCGCAATGAAGGCGAGTGGGTTCCCAATCAATATGGCGGCCGCGAAAATCTGGAAGCGGTCGAATTCTTCAAGCACCTGAACAGCATCATTCACGAGCGCTGCCCGCATGCGATGACAATCGCCGAGGAATCGACGGCCTGGCCTGGTGTCACGAAGCCACCCGAGCAGGGCGGCCTCGGTTTCGACATCAAATGGAACATGGGCTGGATGCATGACAGCCTGAGCTACATCGAGAAGGATCCGGTCTATCGGAGCCATCATCATGGCACGATGACCTTCGGCATGATCTATGCCTATTCGGAGCGCTTCATACTGCCGATTTCCCATGACGAGGTCGTCTATGGCAAAGGCTCGCTGCTGACGAAGATGCCGGGCGACGAATGGCAGAAATTCGCCAATCTGCGCAGCTATCTCGCTTTCATGTGGGGACATCCCGGCAAGAAACTGTTGTTCATGGGCAGCGAAATCGCCCAGCCGGGCGAATGGAACCACGACGCTTCGGTGACCTGGGATGTACTGGATCGGCCCCAGCATGTCGGCATTCAGCGGCTGGTGAAGGATCTGAACAGCCTTTACAGGGACGAAGCCGCATTGCAATTCGGCGACTTTCATCCCGAGGGCTTTGAATGGGCGGCAGCCGACGACGCCGTCAATTCCGTCCTCGGCATGCTCCGTTATGCCCCCCATCGCACTTCCTCTCTCCTGGTCGTCTCGAACTTCACACCGGTGCCGCGTTACGGCTACCGGATCGGCGTGCCGAAGGATGGAGTGTGGGTCGAAGGGATAACGACGGATGCGCGGGAATATGGCGGCTCCGGCCTCGTCAACGGTGCGCTGTCGAGCGAACCGGTCCCCGCCCACGGCAGGGCAGCCTCCCTGTCGTTGACGCTGCCGCCGCTGGCGACGATCTTTCTCAAGGGACCATCGTCTTGA
- a CDS encoding amino acid aminotransferase, whose protein sequence is MFDQLNSRPADSLLALIKAFHADDRSGKVDLGVGVYRDIMGRTPVMRAVKAAEQFLLETQDSKKYLGPEGDLQFVRLLQPIIFGKSPTFGHRLVGIQTPGGSGALRLGAELIQTANPSAKVLLGTPSWPNHAPIFGAARLPVKAYAFVDLTLQQVKFESVIEALSSAGEGDVVLLHGCCHNPTGIDFTMEQWRQITALLVAQKLVPFIDLAYQGLGDGLEHDAAPTRMILDAVDEALIAYSCDKNFGLYRERVGALYVMARNVDDTGKAESNMAALARVNWSMPPDHGAAIVRTILESDEMSAMWRAELEEMCQRVNGNRAALAAAAPDLAFISQQRGLFSNLSMSKETAVALRAKHGIYMADSGRMNLAGMQPDDACAIVAALRAEGCLKSSMSA, encoded by the coding sequence ATGTTTGACCAACTGAATAGCCGGCCAGCCGACAGCCTACTTGCCCTGATCAAGGCCTTTCACGCCGACGATCGCAGCGGAAAGGTCGACCTCGGCGTCGGCGTCTATCGCGACATCATGGGACGCACGCCGGTGATGCGTGCCGTGAAGGCAGCGGAGCAGTTTCTTCTCGAGACCCAGGACAGCAAGAAATACCTTGGCCCGGAAGGCGATCTGCAATTCGTGCGCCTGCTGCAGCCTATTATTTTCGGAAAATCACCGACGTTCGGTCATCGCCTTGTCGGCATTCAGACACCGGGCGGAAGCGGTGCGCTGCGTCTAGGCGCCGAACTCATCCAAACAGCAAATCCGTCGGCGAAGGTTCTGCTCGGGACGCCGAGCTGGCCAAACCATGCGCCGATCTTCGGCGCAGCGCGTTTGCCGGTCAAGGCGTACGCCTTTGTCGACCTGACGTTACAGCAGGTGAAATTCGAAAGCGTCATCGAAGCCTTGTCTTCCGCGGGGGAAGGCGACGTCGTGCTCCTTCACGGTTGCTGCCATAATCCGACCGGCATCGATTTCACCATGGAGCAGTGGCGGCAGATCACCGCACTGCTTGTTGCACAGAAGCTGGTGCCGTTCATCGATCTTGCCTATCAGGGGCTCGGCGACGGTCTGGAACATGACGCCGCGCCGACACGCATGATCCTCGATGCCGTCGATGAGGCGCTGATCGCTTATTCCTGCGACAAGAACTTTGGCCTTTATCGCGAGCGTGTCGGCGCGCTCTATGTCATGGCCCGCAATGTCGACGACACCGGGAAGGCCGAAAGCAACATGGCGGCCCTTGCCCGTGTCAACTGGTCTATGCCGCCCGACCATGGCGCCGCGATCGTCAGAACCATCCTCGAGAGTGACGAAATGTCGGCAATGTGGCGCGCCGAACTCGAGGAGATGTGCCAGCGCGTCAACGGCAATCGTGCGGCGCTTGCCGCCGCTGCTCCCGATCTGGCGTTCATTAGCCAGCAGCGCGGTCTGTTCTCCAATCTCTCCATGTCGAAAGAAACGGCAGTAGCGCTTCGAGCCAAGCACGGCATCTATATGGCCGATTCCGGTCGTATGAACCTTGCGGGCATGCAGCCGGACGATGCCTGCGCCATCGTCGCCGCACTTCGCGCTGAAGGCTGCCTAAAATCATCGATGTCGGCCTAA